The Schistocerca piceifrons isolate TAMUIC-IGC-003096 chromosome 5, iqSchPice1.1, whole genome shotgun sequence genome has a segment encoding these proteins:
- the LOC124799044 gene encoding forkhead box protein L2-like has product MARSAPLSRQRFGDRVLAQAERDLTISVERAAHSGRPAAVAGATSGNDVGGAPAPGPALPPARFECVAAARGPSGVAWRGGSMPAPRTHAKCSPLAVSRNASSLAAAAAAEAAAADLLPRPRSPLHLFSLASPGVLPPWGPATARPPPRPPPPPTRATHPTPSSIQPSSIIP; this is encoded by the coding sequence ATGGCTCGGTCCGCGCCTCTGTCTCGCCAGCGCTTCGGCGATCGCGTGCTCGCACAGGCAGAGCGGGACCTGACGATTTCTGTGGAGCGCGCGGCGCACAGCGGGCGGCCGGCAGCGGTGGCGGGGGCGACATCTGGCAACGACGTGGGCGGCGCGCCGGCGCCGGGCCCGGCGCTGCCCCCGGCGAGGTTCGAGTGCGTGGCTGCGGCGCGCGGACCGTCCGGCGTAGCGTGGCGTGGCGGATCAATGCCCGCGCCGCGTACTCACGCAAAGTGCTCCCCGCTGGCCGTGTCCCGGAATGCGTCGagcctggcggcggcggcggcagcggaggCAGCAGCAGCGGACCTCCTTCCCCGGCCGCGTTCTCCCCTTCATTTGTTCTCCTTGGCGAGCCCCGGCGTGCTTCCACCCTGGGGCCCGGCGACCGCCCGCCCCCCTCCcagaccccctccccctcccacccgcgCCACTCATCCCACACCCTCCTCCATCCAACCCTCTTCAATCATTCCCTAG